The proteins below come from a single Gimesia alba genomic window:
- a CDS encoding ABC transporter ATP-binding protein — translation MSDVIIQTVDLKKQFQEPPVLTGLDLQIKAGQVVGLLGTNGSGKTTLIKCILGLLKASSGMSTIFGQNSWDLDAAAKSRLGYVSQEFALLPWMTVQAMTEYTGAFYAQWDQTFVNTLLKEWSLNETQRVGALSVGQRQKLAVIIAMGHHPELLILDEPVASLDPVARRQFLQSLIDFTEEENTILFSTHITSDLERVASHVAFLDKGKVGFFGELDLLKQQVKRIRITAENELPPNLNIPGTLRSQIEGKHALLAVKEFDTLTMDIFTDKFQATTTIEDLNLEEIFLELSGVASQETGETVQ, via the coding sequence ATGAGCGATGTCATTATCCAAACTGTCGATTTGAAAAAGCAGTTTCAAGAGCCCCCGGTATTGACCGGTCTTGACCTTCAAATCAAAGCGGGACAAGTCGTTGGTTTGCTGGGTACAAATGGATCCGGAAAAACGACATTAATTAAATGTATTCTGGGATTACTCAAAGCCTCTTCAGGAATGAGTACCATCTTTGGGCAAAACTCCTGGGACTTAGATGCTGCAGCGAAATCTCGTTTAGGTTATGTCTCTCAAGAATTCGCATTGCTCCCCTGGATGACCGTCCAGGCCATGACAGAATACACGGGAGCATTTTACGCGCAGTGGGATCAAACCTTTGTGAATACTCTACTAAAAGAATGGAGCCTCAACGAGACACAACGCGTGGGGGCACTTTCTGTGGGACAACGACAAAAACTGGCTGTGATCATCGCAATGGGGCATCACCCTGAATTGCTGATTCTGGACGAACCCGTTGCCAGCCTCGACCCGGTCGCTCGCCGTCAGTTTTTACAGTCATTAATCGATTTCACTGAAGAAGAGAACACAATTCTGTTTTCAACCCATATTACCTCTGATCTTGAGAGAGTTGCGTCGCATGTTGCCTTTCTGGACAAAGGAAAGGTTGGCTTTTTCGGCGAATTAGACTTACTGAAACAGCAGGTGAAACGTATTCGTATCACAGCGGAAAATGAGTTACCCCCCAATCTCAATATTCCAGGCACTCTCCGCTCTCAGATTGAAGGCAAGCATGCCCTGTTAGCAGTAAAAGAATTTGACACGCTGACAATGGACATTTTCACGGACAAATTTCAAGCGACGACCACCATTGAAGACCTGAATCTGGAAGAAATATTTCTGGAACTTTCGGGAGTCGCGTCTCAGGAAACAGGGGAGACCGTTCAATGA